A window of Pseudoalteromonas sp. MEBiC 03607 genomic DNA:
CAACGCCAATGCTGGCAAAATGGTGGTCGTCGGAACTGTGAAAAGAATGATGCTGAGTTTTCTAAAATGGTGTCGGATCTCCATAACCTTGTACCATCTGTAGGAGAACTCAATGGGGATAGATCAAATTTTCGATTTGGCATGTTTCCGAATGAACCAAGAGCCTATGGTCTATGTGATTTCGAAGTTTATTTCAAAGACCGTCGAGCAGAACCACCAGCTAACCGTCAGGGTGATATTGCTAGAATTTATTTCTACATGCTAGATCAATACGGCCTAAGACTAAGCAGGCAACAAACTCAGCTTTTTGAAGCTTGGTCAAGAATGGACCCTGTTGATGAATGGGAAATTACACGAGACAATCGAATTAAAGCCTTACAAGGCAATAAAAACCACCATATAAAATAGATAATAAAATAATAGGGGCAGTATGCCCCTATTTTAGATCCCACCAATTAAACTGTATTTATTTTGAAATCTCACTTTGCAACTTAGCTATGAATGGATCTATGGATCTATCGTATTCATTGTAGTGATCAATGCCCGCCATTGAACCATATTCATCGTCAGCTTTTTTTGCAACATTGTTGACCTCCGAGTTTAAATCTGTGAAAACCAACAACGAACCATCAACTTCCTCAAAACTCTCACTATAAGTAGGATTTAACAACCTTACAGTGCTAGACAAATTACCTAAAGCCGCATTAAAACCGGAAACGTCTAAGATCGCATCGGCTTTACTTGAGCCATCCAACTTAACAAGTTCAGACTCTCTATCGCTAAAAGCCTTTGATATTAGCGACTTCCTATTCTCAAGTATTGCTTCTCGTATGAGTTTTTTCCTTAACTTTGTACGAGTAGACTTCGCAGAAGATAGTGTACTACTTGAACTTGAGCTATATGATGGCTCATCATCTTCAGTAACAGCATCATATATTTTTTTTGCCCCCCATATAACAAGAGGAGCAGCGAACCACCAAGCCATAAATACCTCCCATCAAGAGTTAGTCGCTAGACTTAAGAATTAATAACGTGTCATCGATAAGTGAGACACATACATCAACTTCATCAATATCATATTCAACTTTCGCATCAGCCTTTAAATTTTCAATATATTCATCAGTTTTGATGATTAGCTCATCCAAACCAGCTTTGATTGCCTTAGATGTACTATTCCAATACTCAGTTACAGCTTTCTCTATGTCATCAAACACCGACTCTTTACGAATTGCTTCTGCGGCTTTTTTTGCGAGTGATTTTTGCCAACTACCACCAGCTAGTCGATATATTATGTAACCAATTGCCGCAGCAAGAGCAATACCTATGGTAATAGGACCACCGATGGCTGCAACGAATGAAGTTACTGTAGTAACACTTCCAACCAACCCTAAAGACACTAATACTCCAGCTGCCTTTCCAACTAAAATATATGCACCTAAATTACTTGCTATAGTCGATACATATAATGCCATAGCTCCAAGACTTCCTAATCCCGCAAGACCTCCAACAAAAGCCGCTCTCGAGTTAAATTCACTAAACTCTGCACCCAATCCAGATATTTGGGTATCAATTCCTGTAGTTGAGATTGTGGGGGCAGCTTCCTGCCATCTCAGCAACAAAGAATCTAATTCCGTCGATACGGCTTTACCACTAGTCTTTAATGTGCTTTCTAATTTTGTAGTCAAAAGCTGACCAATATAATTGCCTAACTCAGATTGAGCCTCTTTCTTGTCCGAATAGGTGTCATTGATAAGCTCTTCGAGACCTTCAACAGAAGTGTTGTATTTGTAATAGGTACTCATAACATCCAAGTCGTGTTTTTTGTGGCTATTACATGATTCAATGAGAGAGTTAAAATCTTTTATCAACTGAGTAGACAACTCACGAAATCGCGCATCCTTCTCGTTGACCTCCTTAATTCTTTCGAAAGTCTCCGATTTCTTGTTTTTTAGATTTTCAATCTCACTCAATAGCATATTTTCGATATTCTTTAGAATATTAGAAATATACTTATCTACTATTGATGCTTGGTTCAAAGTTAGAGACGAAGCCATTTCGGTGATTTTTCGCAATGTATCACTACGATAGTCATTATTTTCACGCCAAAATGGTTGAACTCGTGCTGTTAGTTCTGAACTTTCTGGTAATTGCGTAATAAATCCATCTTCCATCCATGATGAAAATATTAAATTATCTAGTTGCTTCTTAATTCTCTTGAAGGTTACACGACCTACAGCTTCCACATCATCCTTGCTTATTTCAGAGTGACAATGAGACTGAATGAACATTAAATGATCAAGTGGTTTCTCCTTATCCACTGGTGGTCTCTGCCTGATGATATTTGATGCAAACCCTAAATCACTATCTTTGAAAAAACCCGTATGATTTGAAACAAAAACCACACCATCAGCAAGTTCTACACCACCGAGAGCCTTCTCAGTATCAGACTCATCTGAACCGTTAAGATCCCCAGGGGTATCCAACAACCAAACCGAACGAAGTATCTCGGAATCTGAAAAAACAATTGCGATATAAGCCTCATTTAATACATCATCTTCATGATTGTGTACTCCTAATCTATCCAATATTTCTGAACCACCTTGTTCAATTAAATATTTTTCGACATCAACTGGTGAATGAACCATATGCGGCTTAAAGCCCTTCTTAAACACAGCCACATTTCCTGAAATTGTTTCAGGCTTATCTGATTCGTGCATAAGAAGATTAACAACACATGTTGCTGGTTGGTATTTGGTCGGGAGCAATGACTGATTGATAACAGTGTTAATCAGTGTTGACTTACCTGCATCAAAATGACCAAAACATCCAATTACAGGCTTTCTATTAAGTCCATCTACTACAGCCTCAAGCTGTTCAACCTTACTTTTAAGCCCTATTGAATCGATATACTCATGATTGTAGCAATCGATACTATCTTTCACTGATGAAATAAGCGACTTCGCTGCCTCTACCTTAATTTTGATAGTTTGCTCACCAACTTCTGACATAATGTAATCATCCTCTTTATAAGTGTATTCCGTTAAAATTTCATAATACTTGCTTGGCTGAATCCCAACAGCTGATAAATACCCAGCAATCTTAATTGCATCAGCATTCATTGGTTGACTTTCAATTCTTGAAACAGCCCGTTGATCCAGTGTTCTTCCAATTCCAAAAACCTCAGACCTTGCAGCAACATCACTTTGGGACAAACCCGCATTTTCTCGGCTTGAAATTAAGAAAGTTCTTAAACGCTCATTTAGTTCATCGTGTTTCATTTTTGAGACCTATGATTTCAGCCACTTGTATATACCGTAAGTTCCAGCACCAATCGCCAATGGAGCTGCCGCAGTAATTGCAAGCCCGGCAACCATTCCACCACCAACTACACCACCTATGGCGGCAAGACCGGAAGTGACACCAGCAGCGCTTAAACCTGCAACGGAACCTACCGCTGATACGGCACCAATTGAACCACCTACACCGCCGAGGCCACCAACAGCACCAGCGACTTTCGATTTATCTTCCATTTCCATACCAACATCTAGACAAATATGACTAACACAACAACAATTTAGACAATTAAGTCTAACATGTCAACACATCAGACCTATTTGTCTAAATTTTTTACGTGAAATGTAAATTGAGAACTGTACAGCTCAGCACGCAAGGAATACAAATACCAAGGTTGGGTAATGCTTTCTCAGAAGTTCAATGGTTATTTCATATCGATATAGAAGGCTTTGCATCACAAAGCCTTCTGTTCTAAGAGTGCACTCAATTATTTCCAGAAATTTCTTCCGTCGCCTCCTGACGCAGTTTCTGGGCATCCATGCCGTTTAGCCGTTCAATGGCCCTGTCTGCGGCACTCTGACGATTTCCATCAACGTTTAGCGTGCTTCCTGAGCCGGTGAGTCGTTCCAGATCCAGTGACGGCACTTCAGGTAGGTTGCCCGTGATCGACAAAATACCTATCCATTCATCCAGATTGACTTGGCTCCAATCTACCTGGTTTAACTGACTCGCGGTCAAACCTTCACAGTTTGGTGACTTGGCACTGCCCCAACCAAGGCCCAATTGAGGACGTACTTGTTCTTGAATTATCCGTGAAAGCGGCGAAGTAAAGCAGCAATATGATTGCCGTTTCTCAACACAGGCACCTAAGAACTTAGACTTGCAGTAAGAGCCTACGTAGTGGCAACTCTTCAATACCCGCTTAGCGTTCATCTCAAACTCACTCTGCTCACATTTCCAGATAAGCTGAATGAGGATCATGGTGACTGAGTAAATCATGTAGGCCGTCATAACCGTACTCAGAACCGCGCCAGCAGCGCCACCCAGCGCAAAGTTACCACCCGATACAACACCATCGGCTCCAACCGCGCCACCAACGTTACTAAACAGTGCCGATTGCGCCCCCGAACCAAAGGTAGAGCCTACCCACTCAGCCGTTTTGTTGGTCAACACCTGCATAAAGCCAGTCGCAGCTTGCTCCGCTCCCGCGCCAGCAGCCGCTGATGGCCCAGCCCCCATGAGAGAGTCCCATGCAGACACAAAAGGCTCTTTAACCGCACTCCAGGTACTCGTGATCGGTTCCCTAAGCGTATTCCACGAACCATAGATTGCCGAAGACGGATTCATGGCCATGACTGCCGTATCAAGCTTGTTAACCGCCACTATCATCGTGATGTAGTCCGATAACGACACGCCACTTGGCTTTTCACAGCAATCCACTATGCCACCAACGGCTTTTTTGCACTGGCCAGCATTACCTTTAAAGACCGTACACTCGACGTTATCTTGGCCATCAGCTCCCGTGCATGACATATCATTGGTCATAAACTGCGCAGCATTGAGCATCGCAGCGGCCTCTGCAAAGTTAGCCTGCTTGATTGACTCTGGCTCTAAACAATCTGTGCCCATACAGCGAACTGGGCCCTCACAGTTGAATTGAGTTTCCATTCGTGCATTTTGCACTTCAACGCTTTGTCCACAGTCATACACCAGACTTTGGATATAACAGAAGCCTTCATGACCAGCTCCGCCTTCAGTGCATTCGGTTCTGACATATTGGCAAGCCGGATTTTGCTCTAGCGCTGCACACGTATTGGTGGTCGTGTTTTGTCCGTTATTGACGATAGTTTGAGTATTACCATTGGCATCTACCCAGCTATCTGAGCTGCCCATGTTGAACTCAGGATGAGCAGTCGAAGCATTGTAGGTCGCTCTTGCCCTCCAGCATGAGAGCCCCAGTCCATCAGAGCTTCCACGACTGGTTAAATGAGCAGGAGACGAAACAACCGCCGGATAAAGACTTCCAAGCTTAGCCAACTCGCCACTACCAACCGTTAACCCGTCGATTCGTTTTGTGCCAGTATCCAAACACTGCCACTGCACCGCAGTAAACTGATCCGTTTGCATCAAGCATTGGTCTATGCCCGGATCACTTGATTGATGAACAATGTCTTGCTCTAAGTATTTGCCAGAGAAGGTCAATGAAGCGCTCAGTTTCGCAGGAGCCAAACACTTCTGAACTTCTCGGCTGCAAGTGTCGAAATCGACTTTGTTCCAGCCGGATTCACATCTGGAACGAGTGACTTCCTGAGGTTCATGCCACGAAATAATCGACCCATTAACGACCTTGCACAATGAGCCAACCAAGGTTCCTTTTGGACAGGTCATTTCAGGGTACTTAATGGACGGTTTCGTCTCTGTGACCGATTCTTTATTGCCCGTCAGTGAGAGTGTCGTTTTCCAACCATTTGCCTTGGATGGCGACTCGGTGATTTTTATCTCAGTATTTTGATTATCAAAAATCCTCAGTGTCGCGTTTCCAGTTTGCATAGTACTGCTGTGCTGTGGAACAAAGCTGAGCGTTTCAGAGCTAAAGCAACCGCGCTCAATGGACCAGCTTTGTTGATGTGTTTCAGCGGATACACGTCGCTCTAACTGACACTGAGTAAGCGTGCTGATCTTCTCGCACACCTGGTAATCCGGTACATGCTTGGTTTCAGTAAATGGCGTAATCGTCTGAGTAGGCTCACAGGCCTCAAAACTACTCGGCATAAGATTGGATACCACACACTTTGGATCGCTGGTTTGCAATCCACAGTCATAGGTATCGGTAAAACGAATGCATTCACCTTTATCATTGGTCTCGGCACATTCTGACGACATGAATCCACAGGAAGGATTTGCTTCAAGCACTTGGCAGGCCTGATTTTCAATCCCCTTATAGCTTTCGTCATCCACACTCACTTGTACACGCCGACACAAAGGCGATATGCCAGCCACAGGGCTTGGGGCAAAATAGGATTCACAAACTGAAACACCATTGACCACCGTACATCCGTTGGTTGAAGAAGGCTGATCCGTGCATTGAATGCTGTAGTCTGAAAACTTCGTCGGGATATCCGCTGCTTGTTCGATACAGGATTGTGGCGACCAACTATCATTCATCACCACCTTGGTTGGATCAAAGCGCACCTTGATGCGTGCATACCCCT
This region includes:
- a CDS encoding endonuclease, with amino-acid sequence MNRTNFLVTFLIALFAIPAFAEHPTSFSQAKRFAREIYQDNQSTFYCGCSYNNDGAIDAASCGYEPRKQPKRGERLEWEHVVSAWEIGHQRQCWQNGGRRNCEKNDAEFSKMVSDLHNLVPSVGELNGDRSNFRFGMFPNEPRAYGLCDFEVYFKDRRAEPPANRQGDIARIYFYMLDQYGLRLSRQQTQLFEAWSRMDPVDEWEITRDNRIKALQGNKNHHIK
- a CDS encoding dynamin family protein yields the protein MKHDELNERLRTFLISSRENAGLSQSDVAARSEVFGIGRTLDQRAVSRIESQPMNADAIKIAGYLSAVGIQPSKYYEILTEYTYKEDDYIMSEVGEQTIKIKVEAAKSLISSVKDSIDCYNHEYIDSIGLKSKVEQLEAVVDGLNRKPVIGCFGHFDAGKSTLINTVINQSLLPTKYQPATCVVNLLMHESDKPETISGNVAVFKKGFKPHMVHSPVDVEKYLIEQGGSEILDRLGVHNHEDDVLNEAYIAIVFSDSEILRSVWLLDTPGDLNGSDESDTEKALGGVELADGVVFVSNHTGFFKDSDLGFASNIIRQRPPVDKEKPLDHLMFIQSHCHSEISKDDVEAVGRVTFKRIKKQLDNLIFSSWMEDGFITQLPESSELTARVQPFWRENNDYRSDTLRKITEMASSLTLNQASIVDKYISNILKNIENMLLSEIENLKNKKSETFERIKEVNEKDARFRELSTQLIKDFNSLIESCNSHKKHDLDVMSTYYKYNTSVEGLEELINDTYSDKKEAQSELGNYIGQLLTTKLESTLKTSGKAVSTELDSLLLRWQEAAPTISTTGIDTQISGLGAEFSEFNSRAAFVGGLAGLGSLGAMALYVSTIASNLGAYILVGKAAGVLVSLGLVGSVTTVTSFVAAIGGPITIGIALAAAIGYIIYRLAGGSWQKSLAKKAAEAIRKESVFDDIEKAVTEYWNSTSKAIKAGLDELIIKTDEYIENLKADAKVEYDIDEVDVCVSLIDDTLLILKSSD
- the traN gene encoding conjugal transfer protein TraN; this encodes MKPTLFTRVLAGILSITMACLPLHGVAADVQRQSGLSGQQEGKQLLQNWTMPALNGNTLSVPNGSGNESINLQELFPGMDQGSLDVLTGVYGSDASMNQLGTQRQESMASEIGATGDAFRSLQQIKDRSRPDMVNDPLWALTDAVQTDPNLLTQSFPGCESQGEGSPNYQQCDRLNTAVNSCTITHDYTAGIIEHVSGPMNLRSCGEGCLEVWIGRIGDNYWSGRCKVFEQAITLKVVNPDAITSAVLEYAKWDDYMQVWLGDQKVWSGPNNNFPPETAGRCELSTSWERNPNTDLTAKLKAVEPGLEVPVKIRVSVTGSGEGYARIKVRFDPTKVVMNDSWSPQSCIEQAADIPTKFSDYSIQCTDQPSSTNGCTVVNGVSVCESYFAPSPVAGISPLCRRVQVSVDDESYKGIENQACQVLEANPSCGFMSSECAETNDKGECIRFTDTYDCGLQTSDPKCVVSNLMPSSFEACEPTQTITPFTETKHVPDYQVCEKISTLTQCQLERRVSAETHQQSWSIERGCFSSETLSFVPQHSSTMQTGNATLRIFDNQNTEIKITESPSKANGWKTTLSLTGNKESVTETKPSIKYPEMTCPKGTLVGSLCKVVNGSIISWHEPQEVTRSRCESGWNKVDFDTCSREVQKCLAPAKLSASLTFSGKYLEQDIVHQSSDPGIDQCLMQTDQFTAVQWQCLDTGTKRIDGLTVGSGELAKLGSLYPAVVSSPAHLTSRGSSDGLGLSCWRARATYNASTAHPEFNMGSSDSWVDANGNTQTIVNNGQNTTTNTCAALEQNPACQYVRTECTEGGAGHEGFCYIQSLVYDCGQSVEVQNARMETQFNCEGPVRCMGTDCLEPESIKQANFAEAAAMLNAAQFMTNDMSCTGADGQDNVECTVFKGNAGQCKKAVGGIVDCCEKPSGVSLSDYITMIVAVNKLDTAVMAMNPSSAIYGSWNTLREPITSTWSAVKEPFVSAWDSLMGAGPSAAAGAGAEQAATGFMQVLTNKTAEWVGSTFGSGAQSALFSNVGGAVGADGVVSGGNFALGGAAGAVLSTVMTAYMIYSVTMILIQLIWKCEQSEFEMNAKRVLKSCHYVGSYCKSKFLGACVEKRQSYCCFTSPLSRIIQEQVRPQLGLGWGSAKSPNCEGLTASQLNQVDWSQVNLDEWIGILSITGNLPEVPSLDLERLTGSGSTLNVDGNRQSAADRAIERLNGMDAQKLRQEATEEISGNN